The nucleotide sequence TTACCTGATGCCGTTGCCAAAAGTGCCGGAAACCATTAAACGACTGGCGGTCAGCCTGACTGTGTACTGGCTCAGCGAGACTGAGGTTACTATGTCCGACCTGGTGAAAGGGCGCTACCAGAATGCGGTTAAAACCCTTAAGGCGCTGGCTGATGGTTCCATGCGTCTTGGCTTGCCCGAAGCCAGTACGCCGGATGAAAACACGGCGGGCGACGTGCAGCTGGTCAGTGGGGTGAACGGCTCCATACCCGCAAGACCCTGAGCGGCCTCCTGTAATGGCGGGCGTTACTCTTACCCAGAACATCAAAGGGTTGGAGGCGCTGGCCGAACGCCTGAACCAGCTGGCCTCAGCCGATTATAACGACCTGCTGGAGCAGATCGGCGGCATGGTGGAAAGCCAGACCCAGCGGCGTCTGTCCGAAGAGAAGGAAGCGCCGGAGGGTTCTCCCTGGGAGCCTTTGAGCGATGAC is from Endozoicomonas gorgoniicola and encodes:
- a CDS encoding gp436 family protein, with the translated sequence MAAYITQQDLIERTGSKDELIILSDRDGTGEVNTAVVDRAIADATDEIKMHLSSRYLMPLPKVPETIKRLAVSLTVYWLSETEVTMSDLVKGRYQNAVKTLKALADGSMRLGLPEASTPDENTAGDVQLVSGVNGSIPARP